One stretch of Streptococcus australis DNA includes these proteins:
- a CDS encoding YueI family protein, which translates to MTDLSKQLLEKAHGGPKLNPDEQRRFLGTFEERVLGYADVETANSLQLQKGFLTILENFQEKTETLFVKISPNIEFDKQVFYLKEAKKTNSQATIVSEDHASSPLGLVIHSNEPVQVDEKDLRLAFPSLWEVKQDEPVKKSIWKKWFG; encoded by the coding sequence ATGACAGATTTATCAAAACAACTACTGGAGAAGGCTCATGGTGGGCCAAAATTAAACCCGGATGAACAACGTCGTTTTCTCGGCACTTTCGAGGAAAGAGTTCTAGGCTATGCGGATGTTGAGACAGCCAATAGCCTTCAGTTACAAAAGGGATTTTTAACGATTTTGGAAAATTTTCAAGAAAAGACAGAGACTCTTTTTGTGAAGATTTCGCCAAATATCGAGTTTGACAAACAAGTATTCTACTTAAAGGAAGCTAAGAAAACCAATAGTCAAGCTACGATTGTATCAGAGGATCATGCCTCCTCTCCTTTAGGCTTAGTCATCCATTCGAACGAACCTGTGCAAGTGGATGAAAAGGATCTTCGACTGGCTTTTCCAAGCCTTTGGGAGGTTAAACAGGATGAGCCAGTTAAAAAATCCATCTGGAAAAAATGGTTCGGCTAA
- a CDS encoding glycerate kinase, translating into MKIVIAPDSFKECLAAEQVAKAIKRGFEKAIPSVVCSLCPVGDGGEGTVDAIRHSLDLEEQWQEVTGPFGLKEEMRYFQKDKRALFEVADLVGLGKIPQEKRDPLHIQTRGIGELIRYLIDQGMKEIYIGVGGTASNDGGIGIAAALGYRFYDKKGEELPACGQTLLEFESVSKDDLYKIPEDVQIRILADVVSPLCGNQGATYTFGKQKGLEPALFETVDLAIQEFYEKFSPSTLSLKGAGAGGGIAAGLCAFAEASIVSGIDTCLDLIDFYKKVADADLVIVGEGRLDSQSFVGKAPIGVAKRTPNGVPVIAICGSLAEDLPPLPFENIQAAFSILEKSEPLKDSLKNASLYLEHTATNIGHLLNMRKD; encoded by the coding sequence ATGAAAATTGTAATTGCACCTGATTCTTTTAAAGAATGTTTGGCTGCAGAACAGGTCGCCAAAGCTATAAAAAGAGGTTTCGAGAAAGCAATTCCTAGTGTAGTTTGTTCTCTATGCCCAGTTGGGGATGGAGGCGAAGGAACTGTAGATGCGATTCGACATTCCCTTGACCTCGAAGAACAATGGCAAGAAGTGACGGGACCTTTTGGTCTTAAAGAAGAAATGCGATACTTTCAGAAAGACAAAAGGGCACTCTTTGAAGTGGCCGACTTGGTTGGGTTAGGAAAGATTCCGCAAGAAAAACGAGATCCTCTCCACATCCAAACTCGTGGTATCGGAGAGTTGATTCGCTACCTCATCGATCAAGGAATGAAAGAAATCTACATCGGTGTTGGCGGTACAGCAAGTAATGATGGTGGAATTGGTATTGCAGCCGCTTTAGGTTATCGTTTTTATGATAAGAAGGGAGAAGAATTGCCTGCTTGCGGTCAGACCTTGCTTGAGTTTGAGTCAGTTTCCAAAGATGACCTATACAAGATTCCTGAAGATGTACAAATTCGCATTTTAGCAGATGTCGTGAGCCCTTTATGTGGCAACCAAGGAGCGACCTATACATTTGGAAAACAAAAGGGCCTGGAACCTGCTCTGTTTGAGACAGTAGATCTGGCTATACAGGAGTTCTATGAAAAATTCTCACCTTCAACCCTATCTCTTAAAGGAGCAGGAGCTGGCGGTGGCATTGCTGCTGGGCTCTGTGCCTTTGCTGAGGCTAGTATCGTATCTGGGATTGACACTTGTTTGGACTTGATTGACTTTTACAAGAAAGTTGCAGATGCTGATTTAGTTATCGTTGGAGAAGGTAGGTTAGACAGTCAAAGCTTTGTTGGGAAAGCTCCTATCGGTGTAGCAAAAAGAACTCCTAACGGAGTTCCTGTTATCGCTATTTGCGGCAGTCTTGCTGAGGATTTACCTCCCCTCCCCTTTGAAAATATACAAGCAGCCTTTTCAATTTTAGAGAAAAGTGAACCATTGAAAGATAGTTTGAAAAATGCAAGTCTCTATTTGGAGCATACAGCTACTAATATCGGTCATTTATTAAATATGAGGAAGGATTAG
- the eno gene encoding surface-displayed alpha-enolase: protein MSIITDVYAREVLDSRGNPTLEVEVYTESGAFGRGMVPSGASTGEHEAVELRDGDKSRYGGLGTQKAVDNVNNIIAEAIIGYDVRDQQAIDRAMIALDGTPNKGKLGANAILGVSIAVARAAADYLEIPLYSYLGGFNTKVLPTPMMNIINGGSHSDAPIAFQEFMIVPAGAPSFKEALRWGAEIFHALKKILKSRGLETAVGDEGGFAPRFEGTEDGVETILAAIEAAGYVPGKDVFIGFDCASSEFYDKERKVYDYTKFEGEGAAVRTAAEQIDYLEELVNKYPIITIEDGMDENDWDGWKALTERLGGKVQLVGDDFFVTNTSYLEKGIAEGAANSILIKVNQIGTLTETFDAIEMAKEAGYTAVVSHRSGETEDSTIADIAVATNAGQIKTGSLSRTDRIAKYNQLLRIEDQLGEVAEYRGLKSFYNLKK from the coding sequence ATGTCAATTATTACTGATGTTTACGCTCGCGAAGTCCTAGACTCACGCGGTAACCCAACACTTGAAGTGGAAGTTTATACTGAATCAGGTGCTTTCGGACGTGGTATGGTTCCTTCAGGAGCTTCTACTGGTGAACACGAAGCAGTTGAACTTCGCGATGGTGACAAATCTCGTTACGGTGGTCTTGGTACACAAAAAGCTGTTGACAACGTAAACAACATCATTGCTGAAGCAATTATCGGCTACGATGTACGTGATCAACAAGCTATCGACCGTGCTATGATCGCTCTTGACGGTACTCCTAACAAAGGTAAATTGGGTGCAAACGCAATTCTTGGTGTGTCTATCGCTGTAGCTCGCGCTGCTGCTGACTACCTTGAAATCCCACTTTACAGCTACCTTGGTGGATTCAACACTAAAGTTCTTCCAACTCCAATGATGAACATCATCAACGGTGGTTCTCACTCTGACGCTCCAATCGCTTTCCAAGAGTTTATGATCGTACCTGCTGGTGCACCATCATTCAAAGAAGCTCTTCGTTGGGGTGCTGAAATCTTCCACGCTCTTAAGAAAATCCTTAAATCACGTGGTTTGGAAACTGCCGTAGGTGACGAAGGTGGATTCGCTCCTCGTTTCGAAGGAACTGAAGACGGTGTTGAAACTATCCTTGCTGCGATCGAAGCTGCTGGATATGTTCCTGGTAAAGACGTATTTATCGGATTTGACTGTGCTTCATCAGAATTCTACGATAAAGAACGTAAAGTTTACGACTACACTAAATTCGAAGGTGAAGGAGCTGCTGTACGTACTGCTGCAGAACAAATCGACTACCTTGAAGAATTGGTAAACAAATACCCAATCATCACTATCGAAGATGGTATGGACGAAAACGACTGGGACGGTTGGAAAGCTCTTACTGAACGTCTTGGTGGTAAAGTTCAATTGGTTGGTGACGACTTCTTCGTAACAAACACTTCTTACCTTGAAAAAGGTATTGCAGAAGGTGCTGCTAACTCAATCCTTATCAAAGTTAACCAAATCGGTACTCTTACTGAAACATTCGACGCTATCGAAATGGCGAAAGAAGCTGGTTACACTGCTGTTGTATCACACCGTTCAGGTGAAACTGAAGATTCAACAATCGCTGACATCGCAGTTGCAACAAACGCAGGACAAATCAAGACTGGTTCACTTTCACGTACAGACCGTATCGCTAAATACAACCAATTGCTTCGTATCGAAGACCAACTTGGTGAAGTAGCTGAATACCGTGGATTGAAATCATTCTACAACTTGAAAAAATAA